From Amycolatopsis sp. cg9, one genomic window encodes:
- a CDS encoding 4Fe-4S dicluster domain-containing protein — MSIEDRLSGPLPDVAGEAGHTGHPPRVGFFTDTSVCIGCKACEVACKEWNDVPEDGLDLLGMSFDNTGALGANTWRHVAFVEQPRPPGGPGTAPPPSAPEDLGMPSFDLPGAKTGADGRTDFRWLMASDVCKHCTHAGCLDVCPTGALFRTEFGSVVVQQDICNGCGYCVSGCPYGVIDRRPDDGRAQKCTLCYDRLHDGLEPACAKACPTDSIQFGELDELRERAAHRVEQLHERGVTEARLYGHDPADGVGGTGAFFLLLDEPEVYGLPPDPVVPTRELPAMWKYAGVAASALLAAAVAAFGGRRR; from the coding sequence ATGAGCATCGAGGACCGGCTGTCCGGCCCGCTGCCGGACGTCGCCGGGGAGGCCGGGCACACCGGGCACCCGCCGCGGGTCGGGTTCTTCACCGACACGTCGGTGTGCATCGGCTGCAAGGCCTGCGAAGTCGCCTGCAAGGAGTGGAACGACGTCCCCGAAGACGGGCTCGACCTGCTCGGGATGTCGTTCGACAACACCGGCGCGCTCGGCGCGAACACGTGGCGGCACGTGGCTTTCGTCGAGCAGCCGCGCCCGCCCGGCGGGCCGGGCACCGCTCCCCCGCCGAGCGCTCCGGAGGACCTCGGCATGCCGTCGTTCGACCTGCCGGGCGCGAAGACCGGCGCCGACGGCCGGACCGACTTCCGCTGGCTGATGGCGTCGGACGTGTGCAAGCACTGCACCCACGCCGGCTGCCTCGACGTCTGCCCGACGGGGGCGCTGTTCCGCACCGAGTTCGGCTCGGTCGTGGTGCAGCAGGACATCTGCAACGGCTGCGGCTACTGCGTTTCCGGCTGCCCGTACGGCGTCATCGACCGGCGGCCGGACGACGGGCGCGCGCAGAAGTGCACGCTCTGCTACGACCGGCTGCACGACGGCCTCGAACCGGCGTGCGCCAAGGCGTGCCCGACCGACTCCATCCAGTTCGGCGAGCTCGACGAGCTGCGCGAGCGGGCCGCCCACCGCGTCGAGCAGCTGCACGAGCGCGGGGTCACCGAAGCCCGGCTCTACGGGCACGACCCGGCCGACGGGGTCGGCGGCACCGGCGCGTTCTTCCTGCTGCTGGACGAACCCGAGGTCTACGGCCTGCCGCCGGACCCGGTGGTGCCGACCCGGGAACTGCCCGCGATGTGGAAGTACGCCGGGGTGGCGGCGTCGGCGTTGCTCGCCGCCGCCGTCGCCGCGTTCGGAGGACGCCGCCGATGA
- a CDS encoding SDR family NAD(P)-dependent oxidoreductase, giving the protein MDLIETPFGFASTAAEVAAGIDLTGRRAVVTGASSGLGVETARALVPTGAEVTLAVRDAEAGRRAAEDIAATTGRPAPHVAPLDLADPASVAAFTAAWTGPLHVLVANAGVMAAPEQYTPQGRELQFATNHLGHFALATGLHPALAADGAARIVVVSSSGHQLSPVVFDDVDFAFRPYDPWQAYGQSKTANVLFAVEATRRWAGDGITANALMPGAIHTNLQRHTGGRGSGQVPPELIKTPQQGAATSVLLATSPLLDGIGGRYFADCAETPTIDRRGQAPRLHGVARYALDPEGAERLWTLSETLLEKETA; this is encoded by the coding sequence ATGGACCTGATCGAAACCCCCTTCGGATTCGCCAGCACCGCGGCCGAGGTCGCCGCGGGGATCGACCTGACCGGCCGCCGGGCCGTGGTGACCGGCGCGTCCTCCGGCCTGGGCGTCGAGACCGCCCGCGCCCTCGTCCCGACCGGCGCCGAGGTCACCCTGGCCGTCCGCGACGCCGAGGCCGGCCGGCGTGCCGCCGAGGACATCGCCGCGACCACGGGCCGCCCCGCGCCGCACGTCGCACCCCTCGACCTGGCCGACCCGGCGTCGGTCGCCGCCTTCACCGCGGCCTGGACCGGCCCGCTGCACGTCCTCGTGGCCAACGCCGGCGTGATGGCCGCGCCCGAGCAGTACACGCCGCAGGGCCGGGAGCTGCAGTTCGCCACCAACCACCTCGGGCACTTCGCCCTCGCCACCGGCCTCCACCCGGCCCTCGCCGCCGACGGCGCCGCCCGGATCGTCGTGGTCAGCTCGTCCGGCCACCAGCTGTCCCCGGTGGTCTTCGACGACGTCGACTTCGCCTTCCGCCCCTACGACCCGTGGCAGGCGTACGGCCAGTCCAAGACCGCCAACGTGCTCTTCGCCGTCGAAGCGACCCGCCGCTGGGCTGGCGACGGCATCACGGCCAACGCGCTGATGCCGGGCGCGATCCACACGAACCTGCAGCGCCACACCGGCGGCCGCGGCAGCGGGCAGGTGCCGCCCGAGCTGATCAAGACGCCCCAGCAGGGCGCTGCGACGTCGGTCCTGCTCGCCACGTCACCGCTGCTCGACGGGATCGGCGGCCGCTACTTCGCCGACTGCGCCGAGACCCCGACCATCGACCGGCGCGGCCAGGCACCGCGCCTGCACGGCGTGGCCCGCTACGCCCTCGACCCCGAAGGCGCCGAGCGCCTCTGGACCCTCTCCGAAACCCTGCTCGAGAAGGAAACCGCATGA
- a CDS encoding LysR family transcriptional regulator: MAFTDASLTALRVFREVAERGTLTAAATALGYTQSAVSRQIASLERAAGAPLLDRRHDGVRLTAAGQIVLRRATAVVDQLDATARELAGLPAERGTVRLGWFPTAGADLLPRALAALRRTDPAITVLSREGGTPALVRALRAGTLDIALLASAPPFRPPDTETPALTVHTLTERSLRVAVPADDPLARRDYLDVADLRGRRWIAGSGDDRVMGVWPGLDERPEIAHTARDWLAKLHLVAAGCGITTVPGAIGTVAPPGVRVLPVRGGPGEQRRVLLAHLPRALPEPVVRVAAALRAAALETDAGT, translated from the coding sequence ATGGCCTTCACCGACGCGTCCCTGACCGCGCTGCGGGTGTTCCGCGAAGTCGCCGAGCGGGGCACGCTCACGGCCGCGGCGACCGCGCTCGGCTACACGCAGTCCGCGGTGTCACGGCAGATCGCGTCGCTGGAACGCGCGGCGGGAGCGCCGTTGCTGGACCGCCGCCACGACGGCGTGCGGCTCACCGCGGCCGGGCAGATCGTGCTCCGCCGCGCCACCGCCGTCGTCGACCAGCTCGACGCCACCGCGCGCGAACTCGCCGGGCTGCCCGCCGAACGGGGCACGGTCCGGCTGGGCTGGTTCCCGACCGCCGGCGCCGACCTGCTCCCCCGCGCGCTGGCGGCCCTGCGGCGCACCGACCCGGCGATCACCGTGCTCAGCCGCGAAGGCGGGACTCCGGCGCTGGTCCGCGCGCTGCGCGCCGGCACCCTCGACATCGCCCTGCTGGCTTCGGCGCCGCCGTTCCGCCCGCCCGACACCGAAACGCCGGCGCTGACCGTGCACACCCTGACCGAACGCAGCCTCCGCGTCGCCGTGCCCGCCGACGACCCGCTGGCCCGCCGCGACTACCTCGACGTGGCCGACCTGCGCGGCCGCCGCTGGATCGCGGGTTCGGGCGACGACCGGGTGATGGGCGTGTGGCCGGGCCTGGACGAGCGGCCCGAGATCGCGCACACCGCCCGCGACTGGCTGGCCAAGCTGCACCTGGTGGCCGCCGGCTGCGGGATCACGACGGTGCCGGGCGCGATCGGCACCGTGGCGCCGCCCGGGGTTCGCGTGCTCCCCGTCCGCGGCGGGCCCGGGGAGCAGCGCCGCGTGCTGCTCGCCCACCTGCCGCGGGCGCTGCCGGAGCCCGTCGTGCGGGTGGCCGCCGCCTTGCGCGCGGCCGCGCTGGAGACCGACGCCGGGACGTAG
- a CDS encoding LacI family DNA-binding transcriptional regulator codes for MTNPRGAVTITDVANAAGVSASTVSYVITGKRTISAATRRRVEETIRTLGYRRRGGSAAPVAARAGVLAVAAPLDRHLGVAMEFFAAAAGTARELGFDLLLVTDDPGPAGLHRVTSAALADAVLVLDAGDDDPRVPVLLASGRPAVLIGRHRGPAALPLDFAPAGQACAAHLAGLGHRSIAHLTPAAPDRLRYLAGFREAAAHRRAEALSRLCAPDDVPRCLAELLTRGGPTALVVHDEAVLPPVLAELGRRGLRVPEDVSVVAVCSATVADRQRIRPTAVVVPARELGVRAVELAVLRLDGVPTAEPEPVTPPLVIGETTGPPGR; via the coding sequence ATGACGAATCCCCGCGGCGCGGTGACGATCACCGACGTGGCGAACGCGGCCGGGGTCTCGGCGAGCACGGTGTCGTACGTGATCACCGGCAAGCGGACGATCTCCGCGGCGACGCGGCGGCGGGTGGAGGAGACCATCCGCACCCTCGGCTACCGCCGCCGCGGCGGCTCGGCCGCCCCGGTCGCGGCGCGGGCCGGCGTGCTCGCGGTCGCGGCACCGCTGGACCGGCACCTGGGCGTGGCGATGGAGTTCTTCGCCGCGGCCGCCGGCACCGCCCGCGAACTCGGCTTCGATCTGCTGCTGGTCACCGACGACCCGGGCCCGGCGGGCCTGCACCGCGTGACGTCGGCCGCGCTGGCCGACGCGGTGCTCGTGCTGGACGCCGGCGACGACGACCCGCGCGTGCCCGTGCTGCTCGCCTCGGGGCGCCCGGCGGTGCTGATCGGCAGGCACCGCGGCCCGGCCGCCCTTCCCCTGGACTTCGCACCGGCGGGGCAAGCCTGCGCAGCCCACCTGGCCGGCCTCGGCCACCGCTCGATCGCCCACCTGACACCGGCGGCCCCGGACCGGCTCCGCTACCTGGCGGGCTTCCGCGAAGCCGCGGCGCACCGGCGTGCGGAAGCGCTTTCCCGCCTGTGCGCCCCCGACGACGTCCCACGCTGCCTGGCCGAGCTGCTCACCCGCGGCGGGCCGACCGCGCTGGTCGTCCACGACGAAGCCGTGCTCCCACCGGTCCTGGCCGAGCTCGGACGGCGCGGGCTGCGGGTGCCGGAAGACGTGTCCGTCGTGGCGGTGTGCTCGGCCACCGTGGCGGACCGGCAGCGGATCCGCCCCACGGCGGTGGTCGTCCCGGCGCGCGAACTGGGCGTGCGGGCGGTCGAGCTGGCGGTGCTCCGGCTGGACGGGGTGCCCACGGCCGAGCCGGAGCCGGTGACGCCCCCGCTCGTCATCGGCGAGACCACCGGGCCACCCGGCCGCTGA
- a CDS encoding GNAT family N-acetyltransferase produces the protein MEIRPTTDQDLDAFVTTFHTALGRFPETPGEHGGVWWSALEMDRNLLAVTPAGQPVGTAGVYSFELTLPGEVLAPAAGVTAVGVLPSHRRRGVLSAMMRRQLTDLRARGEFLAVLLASEAVIYRRFGYGPATYTQQLTVPRHQAEPALPRARTAAAAPGSVEVRPRADCVGTMEEVYDAYRRTQPGALSRPPRWWSSGAGKPPIAPAPRYIAVHRDADGVADGYASYSIGGPRTMTVDETITTDDAVFTALARFALGHDLVSDVVFRHVPPGHPLRWQLSDFRAGQVGDDTDWLWVRLLDVPRALTARGWSADGELVLDVTDPFLAEHDRYLLTVRDGKGECERTDREPDLTLDVSDLGSIYLGGTTPSTLVRAGHIEAHHPAAAAVADALFRGERAPHCLHWF, from the coding sequence ATGGAGATCCGCCCGACCACCGACCAGGACCTCGACGCGTTCGTCACCACGTTCCACACCGCGCTGGGACGCTTCCCGGAAACGCCCGGCGAGCACGGCGGCGTCTGGTGGTCGGCGCTCGAAATGGACCGGAACCTGCTGGCCGTCACGCCGGCGGGGCAGCCCGTCGGCACCGCCGGCGTGTACTCCTTCGAGCTCACCCTGCCCGGTGAAGTCCTCGCCCCGGCCGCCGGGGTGACCGCCGTCGGCGTGCTGCCCTCGCACCGGCGGCGGGGCGTGCTCAGCGCGATGATGCGGCGCCAGCTCACCGACCTGCGCGCCCGCGGGGAGTTCCTCGCCGTCCTGCTGGCCTCCGAAGCCGTGATCTACCGCCGGTTCGGCTACGGGCCCGCGACCTACACGCAGCAGCTCACCGTGCCACGCCACCAGGCCGAGCCGGCGCTCCCCCGGGCTCGCACCGCCGCGGCGGCGCCCGGCTCGGTCGAGGTGCGGCCGCGCGCCGACTGCGTCGGGACCATGGAAGAGGTCTACGACGCCTACCGCCGCACCCAGCCCGGTGCGCTGTCGCGGCCGCCGCGCTGGTGGAGCTCGGGTGCGGGGAAGCCCCCGATCGCCCCGGCGCCGCGGTACATCGCCGTCCACCGCGACGCCGACGGGGTCGCGGACGGCTACGCCAGCTACTCGATCGGCGGCCCCCGCACCATGACCGTCGACGAAACCATCACCACCGACGACGCCGTCTTCACCGCCCTCGCCCGCTTCGCGCTCGGGCACGACCTGGTGTCCGACGTCGTGTTCCGGCACGTCCCGCCCGGGCACCCGCTGCGCTGGCAGCTCAGCGACTTCCGCGCCGGCCAGGTCGGCGACGACACGGACTGGCTGTGGGTCCGGCTGCTGGACGTACCCCGCGCCCTGACCGCCCGCGGCTGGTCCGCCGACGGCGAGCTGGTTCTCGACGTCACCGACCCGTTCCTCGCCGAGCACGACCGCTACCTGCTGACCGTCCGCGACGGCAAGGGCGAGTGCGAGCGGACGGACCGCGAGCCCGACCTGACCCTGGACGTGAGCGACCTGGGCTCGATCTACCTCGGCGGCACGACCCCGAGCACGCTGGTGCGCGCCGGCCACATCGAGGCCCACCACCCGGCGGCGGCCGCCGTCGCGGACGCCCTGTTCCGGGGTGAGCGCGCGCCGCACTGCCTGCACTGGTTCTGA
- a CDS encoding helix-turn-helix transcriptional regulator produces the protein MASWTFLSNHAHVLLCVAADPDRTLHDIAARVGLTERGVQLILRDLIEEGYLERERVGRRNHYKIHPEGRLRHPLEAHHRVADLVAALGLEERATPREG, from the coding sequence ATGGCTTCGTGGACGTTCCTGAGCAACCACGCGCACGTTTTGCTGTGCGTGGCCGCGGATCCCGACCGGACGCTGCACGACATCGCCGCCCGGGTGGGCCTCACGGAACGCGGGGTGCAGCTCATCCTCCGCGACCTGATCGAGGAGGGCTACCTCGAGCGCGAGCGGGTCGGCCGGCGCAACCACTACAAGATCCACCCGGAGGGCCGGCTGCGCCACCCGCTGGAGGCGCACCACCGGGTGGCCGACCTGGTCGCGGCGCTCGGCCTCGAGGAGCGAGCCACGCCGAGGGAGGGGTGA
- the nrfD gene encoding NrfD/PsrC family molybdoenzyme membrane anchor subunit produces the protein MTARKSRRSREELMVPDAEFRSYYGRPVLKPPVWEWKVPAYLFTGGLAAGTSLLAAGADLTGRPRLRRVGRTGSVAALLASVYLLVADLGRPERFHHMLRVAKPTSPMSVGTWILSAFGPGVGVAAVAEVLPSGRWPGKLASAVARPAGLASAVVAPAVASYTAVLLSQTAVPAWHEAHPQLPFVFAGSAAASSGGFAMVLVPVEEAGPARALAAMGAVTELVASKVLERQLGATAEAYTTGKAHRLRKWSERLTAAGLLGTLAGHRSRAVSAVAGAALFAGSALQRFGVFEAGVESTKDPKYVVVPQRRRAAAAEPRP, from the coding sequence ATGACCGCTCGCAAGTCCCGCCGCTCCCGCGAAGAGCTGATGGTGCCGGACGCCGAGTTCCGGTCCTACTACGGGCGGCCGGTGCTCAAGCCGCCGGTGTGGGAGTGGAAGGTGCCGGCGTACCTGTTCACCGGCGGGCTCGCCGCGGGCACCTCGCTGCTGGCCGCCGGCGCCGACCTGACCGGGCGGCCGCGGCTGCGCCGGGTGGGCCGCACCGGGTCGGTGGCGGCACTGCTGGCCAGCGTCTACCTGCTGGTCGCCGACCTCGGCCGGCCCGAGCGGTTCCACCACATGCTGCGCGTCGCGAAACCGACGTCGCCGATGAGCGTGGGCACGTGGATCCTCAGCGCGTTCGGGCCCGGGGTGGGGGTCGCGGCGGTCGCCGAGGTGCTGCCTTCCGGGCGGTGGCCGGGCAAGCTCGCGAGCGCGGTGGCCCGCCCGGCCGGGCTCGCGTCGGCCGTCGTCGCGCCGGCTGTCGCGTCCTACACGGCGGTGCTGCTGTCCCAGACCGCGGTCCCGGCCTGGCACGAAGCCCACCCGCAGCTGCCGTTCGTCTTCGCCGGCTCGGCCGCCGCGAGTTCCGGCGGCTTCGCGATGGTGCTGGTCCCGGTCGAGGAGGCGGGCCCGGCCCGCGCGCTGGCCGCGATGGGCGCGGTGACCGAGCTGGTGGCGTCGAAGGTGCTGGAGCGACAGCTCGGCGCGACGGCAGAGGCGTACACGACGGGCAAGGCGCACCGGCTGCGCAAGTGGTCCGAGCGGCTGACCGCGGCGGGCCTGCTGGGCACGCTGGCCGGGCACCGCAGCCGCGCGGTGTCGGCGGTCGCCGGCGCGGCGCTGTTCGCGGGCAGCGCGCTGCAGCGGTTCGGGGTGTTCGAGGCGGGTGTCGAGTCCACCAAGGACCCGAAGTACGTCGTCGTGCCCCAGCGCCGGCGCGCCGCGGCGGCCGAGCCGCGGCCCTGA
- a CDS encoding SDR family NAD(P)-dependent oxidoreductase: protein MTPQIALVTGATQGLGLALVEGLAQRLSPADTVYLTGRDAGRVTQAVEAMPAGGAEIRGEVLDVADPQASARLARRLRERHGGIDFVIGNAVMRVGPDDDPREIVGEYAEVNNFGTTRLLRAFAPLLRDGGRFLVVASSFGTLNHLAPALHGRFTGLSSLDEVDEQVAAWRDAVADGSARGGDWPGFVNIPSKIGQVAAVRTLAADRRADDLARGILLAAVCPGMMNTPTSALWWDVRDAPSPAQAADELLDLVFRPVDPAHYGELVRHGEVLPWSPVPAG, encoded by the coding sequence ATGACTCCCCAGATCGCCCTGGTCACCGGCGCCACCCAAGGCCTCGGCCTGGCCCTCGTCGAGGGGCTCGCCCAGCGGCTGTCCCCGGCCGACACCGTCTACCTCACCGGCCGCGACGCCGGGCGCGTCACGCAGGCCGTCGAGGCGATGCCCGCCGGGGGCGCCGAAATCCGCGGCGAGGTCCTCGACGTCGCCGACCCGCAGGCGTCCGCGCGGCTGGCGCGGCGGCTGCGGGAACGGCATGGCGGCATCGACTTCGTGATCGGCAACGCCGTCATGCGCGTCGGTCCCGACGACGACCCGCGCGAGATCGTCGGGGAATACGCCGAGGTCAACAACTTCGGCACCACCCGGCTGCTGCGGGCGTTCGCGCCCCTGCTCCGCGACGGCGGCCGGTTCCTCGTCGTGGCCAGCTCGTTCGGCACGCTGAACCACCTGGCACCCGCGCTGCACGGCCGGTTCACCGGACTGTCCTCTTTGGACGAGGTGGACGAGCAGGTCGCGGCCTGGCGCGACGCGGTCGCCGACGGCAGCGCCCGCGGCGGCGACTGGCCGGGCTTCGTCAACATCCCGTCGAAGATCGGCCAGGTCGCGGCCGTGCGCACCCTGGCCGCGGACCGGCGCGCGGACGACCTGGCGCGGGGGATCCTGCTCGCCGCCGTCTGCCCCGGGATGATGAACACCCCCACCTCCGCCCTGTGGTGGGACGTGCGGGACGCGCCCAGCCCCGCACAGGCCGCGGACGAGCTGCTGGACCTGGTGTTCCGGCCGGTCGACCCCGCCCACTACGGCGAGCTCGTCCGCCACGGCGAAGTCCTGCCGTGGTCCCCCGTCCCGGCGGGCTGA
- a CDS encoding TerC family protein gives MTVPFWAWLAVLGVILAMLAVDLAAHRKAHVVGVREALAWSGVWVTLGLAFGAIVWWVWGAEFAGQYFAGYVIEKSLAVDNVFVFAIIFGYFAVPREHQHRVLFYGVLGALVFRAVFIAAGSALIATFAWILYVFGAFLVVTGVRMALHREQEVDYERNVVLRAFRRVVPSTDRHHGARFLVREGGRWVATPLLAVLVLIEVVDVVFAVDSIPAIFAVTQEPFLVFTSNAFAVLGLRAMYFLLADVMHRFVYLKLGLALVLVWVGVKMLLLEVWKIPTALSLGVVAVILATAVGASLLRTRAKAEP, from the coding sequence ATGACCGTTCCGTTCTGGGCCTGGCTCGCCGTGCTCGGCGTCATCCTGGCGATGCTCGCCGTCGACCTGGCCGCCCACCGCAAGGCGCACGTGGTCGGCGTCCGCGAAGCCCTCGCCTGGTCCGGTGTGTGGGTGACGCTGGGGCTGGCCTTCGGCGCCATCGTCTGGTGGGTCTGGGGCGCGGAGTTCGCGGGCCAGTACTTCGCCGGCTACGTCATCGAAAAGTCGCTCGCGGTCGACAACGTCTTCGTGTTCGCGATCATCTTCGGGTACTTCGCCGTCCCGCGCGAGCACCAGCACCGCGTCCTCTTCTACGGCGTGCTCGGCGCCCTCGTGTTCCGCGCGGTGTTCATCGCGGCGGGCTCGGCGCTGATCGCGACCTTCGCGTGGATCCTGTACGTCTTCGGGGCCTTCCTGGTCGTCACCGGCGTGCGGATGGCGCTGCACCGCGAGCAGGAGGTCGACTACGAGCGCAACGTCGTGCTGCGCGCGTTCCGCCGGGTCGTCCCCTCGACCGATCGCCACCACGGCGCCCGGTTCCTCGTCCGCGAAGGCGGCCGCTGGGTCGCGACACCGCTGCTCGCGGTCCTGGTGCTGATCGAGGTCGTCGACGTCGTCTTCGCGGTCGACTCGATCCCGGCGATCTTCGCCGTGACGCAGGAGCCGTTCCTCGTGTTCACGTCGAACGCCTTCGCGGTCCTCGGCCTGCGGGCGATGTACTTCCTGCTGGCCGACGTCATGCACCGGTTCGTGTACCTCAAGCTCGGGCTGGCGCTGGTGCTGGTCTGGGTGGGCGTGAAGATGCTGCTGCTGGAGGTCTGGAAGATCCCGACCGCGCTGTCGCTGGGCGTCGTGGCCGTGATCCTCGCGACGGCGGTGGGGGCCAGCCTCCTGCGGACGCGCGCGAAGGCCGAGCCGTAA